One Hordeum vulgare subsp. vulgare chromosome 4H, MorexV3_pseudomolecules_assembly, whole genome shotgun sequence DNA window includes the following coding sequences:
- the LOC123449793 gene encoding protein MLO — MSDKKGVPARELPETPSWAVAVVFAAMVLVSVLMEHGLHKLGHWFQHRHKKALWEALEKMKAELMLVGFISLLLIVTQDPIIAKICISEDAADVMWPCKRGTEGRKPSKYVDYCPEGKVALMSTGSLHQLHVFIFVLAVFHVTYSVITIALSRLKMRTWKKWETETTSLEYQFANDPARFRFTHQTSFVKRHLGLSSTPGIRWVVAFFRQFFRSVTKVDYLTLRAGFINAHLSQNSKFDFHKYIKRSMEDDFKVVVGISLPLWGVAILTLFLDINGVGTLIWISFIPLVILLCVGTKLEMIIMEMALEIQDRASVIKGAPVVEPSNKFFWFHRPDWVLFFIHLTLFQNAFQMAHFVWTVATPGLKKCYHTQIGLSIMKVVVGLALQFLCSYMTFPLYALVTQMGSNMKRSIFDEQTSKALTNWRNTAKEKKKVRDTDMLMAQMIGDATPSRGSSPMPSRGSSPVHLLHKGMGRSDDPQSAPTSPRTQQEARDMYPVVVAHPVHRLNPNDRRRSASSSALEADIPSADFSFSQG; from the exons ATGTCGGACAAAAAAGGGGTGCCGGCGCGGGAGCTGCCGGAGACGCCGTcgtgggcggtggcggtggtcttCGCCGCCATGGTGCTCGTGTCCGTCCTCATGGAGCACGGCCTCCACAAGCTCGGCCAT TGGTTCCAGCACCGGCACAAGAAGGCCCTGTGGGAGgcgctggagaagatgaaggcggagCTCATGCTGGTGGGCTTCATATCCCTGCTCCTCATCGTCACGCAGGACCCCATCATCGCCAAGATATGCATCTCCGAGGATGCCGCCGACGTCATGTGGCCCTGCAAGCGCGGCACCGAGGGCCGCAAGCCCAGCAAGTACGTTGACTACTGCCCGGAG gGCAAGGTGGCGCTCATGTCCACGGGCAGCTTGCACCAGCTGCACGTCTTCATCTTCGTGCTCGCGGTCTTCCATGTCACCTACAGCGTCATCACCATAGCTCTAAGCCGTCTCAAA atgagaacatggaagaaatgggAGACAGAGACCACCTCCTTGGAATACCAGTTCGCAAATG ATCCTGCACGGTTCCGGTTCACGCACCAGACGTCGTTCGTGAAGCGCCACCTGGGCCTCTCCAGCACCCCTGGCATCAGATGGGTG GTGGCCTTCTTCAGGCAGTTCTTCAGGTCAGTCACCAAGGTGGACTACCTGACCTTGAGGGCAGGCTTCATCAAC GCGCATTTGTCGCAAAACAGCAAGTTCGACTTCCACAAGTACATCAAGAGGTCGATGGAGGACGACTTCAAGGTCGTCGTCGGCATCAG CCTCCCGCTGTGGGGTGTGGCGATCCTCACCCTCTTCCTTGACATCAATG GGGTTGGCACGCTCATCTGGATTTCTTTCATCCCTCTCGTG ATCCTCTTGTGTGTTGGAACCAAGCTGGagatgatcatcatggagatggCCCTGGAGATCCAGGACCGGGCGAGCGTCATCAAGGGGGCCCCCGTGGTCGAGCCCAGCAACAAGTTCTTCTGGTTCCACCGCCCCGACTGGGTCCTCTTCTTCATACACCTGACGTTGTTCCAGAACGCGTTTCAGATGGCGCATTTTGTGTGGACAGTG GCCACGCCCGGCTTGAAGAAATGCTACCACACGCAGATCGGGCTGAGCATCATGAAGGTGGTGGTGGGGCTAGCTCTCCAGTTCCTCTGCAGCTATATGACCTTCCCCCTCTACGCGCTCGTCACACAG ATGGGATCAAACATGAAGAGGTCCATCTTCGACGAGCAGACGTCCAAGGCGCTCACCAACTGGCGGAACACggccaaggagaagaagaaagtccGAGACACGGACATGCTGATGGCTCAGATGATCGGCGACGCAACACCGAGCCGAGGCTCGTCGCCGATGCCGAGCCGGGGCTCATCACCCGTGCACCTGCTTCACAAGGGCATGGGGCGGTCGGACGACCCCCAGAGCGCGCCCACCTCGCCAAGGACCCAGCAGGAGGCTAGGGACATGTACCCGGTTGTGGTGGCGCACCCGGTGCACAGACTAAATCCTAACGACAGGAGGAGGTCCGCCTCGTCGTCGGCCCTCGAAGCCGACATCCCCAGTGCAGATTTTTCCTTCAGCCAGGGATGA
- the LOC123449794 gene encoding phosphatidylinositol-glycan biosynthesis class F protein, with protein MGAEVAQIGAFTAVAAHALCLAGLAAAHSLAGRGALVSDPAHALRLLVVCEAPLVIVVFSLLRRDHKRCSFLKAAARGLLGLPIGAFLNAFGAIVLGAPVGTKYWMATTYWSSLMSLFTFVPAACVFGASKVDWQNVLSHSIYCTSSNVVDYMISAPSHGAVIGAWLGAWPMPLDWERPWQEWPICVTYGAIAGHVIGILVSLILVVAHKIRVRVKAD; from the exons ATGGGCGCCGAGGTCGCCCAGATCGGCGCCTTCACTGCCGTGGCCGCCCACGCGCTCTGCCTCGCCGGCCTCGCAGCAGCCCACTCCCTCGCTGGCCGCGGCGCGCTCGTCTCCGACCCCGCACACGCCCTCCGCCTCCTCGTG GTCTGCGAGGCGCCCCTTGTCATCGTGGTGTTCAGTCTGCTCCGGCGAGATCACAAACGCTGCTCG TTCCTTAAGGCTGCTGCACGGGGATTGCTTGGCTTGCCCATAG GGGCCTTCCTAAATGCATTTGGTGCAATTGTTCTTGGCGCCCCTGTTGGAACCAA GTACTGGATGGCGACAACCTATTGGTCAAGTCTTATGTCCCTGTTCACG TTTGTTCCAGCAGCATGTGTCTTTGGAGCATCCAAAGTGGATTGGCAGAATGTGCTTTCTCATTCTAT TTATTGCACATCATCCAATGTTGTGGACTACATGATCTCTGCGCCTTCTCATGGAGCTGTAATAGGAGCGTGGCTTGGTGCTTGGCCTATGCCCCTTGACTGGGAGAGACCTTGGCAG GAATGGCCAATATGTGTCACTTATGGTGCAATTGCTGGGCATGTGATTGGCATACTAGTATCACTGATCCTCGTAGTTGCTCACAAGATAAGAGTTCGTGTCAAAGCTGACTAG